A window from Limanda limanda chromosome 14, fLimLim1.1, whole genome shotgun sequence encodes these proteins:
- the hrh2b gene encoding histamine receptor H2b translates to MISTALRGLVLVLFIILTISGNMLVCLAVGLSRRLWCIANCFVVALALTDLLLGLLVLPLTATVELRGGKWPFGGALCNIYLSLDVMLCASSILTLMAISVDRYLAISAPLSYSRRVTPLRVTLALIAIWAVSLAVSFVPIHLGLNTVDYKVQHVDWGLGDEDKEGRYCQFEWNNNYVLIYAFGSFYLPLLLMSGMYLCIFRVAREQVRRIRAATPSSPRTTTTAAIAHEHKATVTLAAVLGAFIICWFPYFTFLICMGIKEKTNPPNTLHSVILWLGYFNSALNPILYPAFNRDFRRAYGDLLRCRGHSRRKLLFTRLFVPKSLNFTNVQKVEKHTDKVMKENEGKSLTLLERNGIPDEPW, encoded by the exons ATGATCTCCACAGCCCTCCGGGGGCTCGTCCTGGTGCTGTTCATCATTCTGACCATCAGTGGGAACATGCTGGTGTGTTTGGCTGTCGGGCTCAGCCGTAGACTGTGGTGTATCGCCAACTGCTTCGTGGTGGCGCTGGCACTGACGGATCTGCTGCTGGGCCTGCTGGTGCTGCCCCTGACTGCTACAGTGGAGCTGCGTGGCGGGAAGTGGCCCTTCGGGGGAGCCCTGTGTAACATCTACCTCTCGCTGGACGTCATGCTGTGTGCCTCCTCCATCCTGACCCTGATGGCGATCAGCGTGGACCGATACCTGGCCATTTCAGCTCCGCTCAGCTACTCCCGGAGGGTCACCCCTCTGAGGGTGACGCTGGCCCTCATCGCCATCTGGGCCGTGTCGCTGGCCGTGTCCTTTGTGCCCATCCACCTGGGCTTGAACACGGTGGACTACAAAGTGCAGCACGTGGACTGGGGCCTGGGGGATGAGGACAAAGAGGGACGCTACTGCCAGTTTGAATGGAATAACAACTACGTTCTTATTTATGCCTTCGGCTCATTTTACCTGCCTCTGCTGCTTATGAGTGGAATGTATCTTTGCATATTCAGAGTGGCACGAGAACAG GTGCGGCGTATTCGTGCTGCCACGCCGTCATCTCCACGCACAACCACGACCGCAGCCATAGCCCACGAGCACAAAGCCACAGTGACCCTGGCAGCAGTGCTGGGGGCCTTCATCATCTGCTGGTTCCCTTACTTCACTTTCTTAATCTGCATGGGCATAAAGGAAAAGACAAACCCTCCCAACACGCTTCACTCTGTGATCCTGTGGCTGGGCTACTTTAATTCGGCCCTGAACCCCATCCTGTACCCAGCCTTCAACAGGGATTTCCGCAGGGCCTACGGTGACCTGCTTCGCTGCAGGGGACATTCTCGCAGAAAACTACTGTTCACACGCTTGTTTGTGCCTAAAAGTCTGAACTTTACTAACGTacagaaagtggagaaacataCGGACAAAGTTATGAAAGAAAATGAGGGGAAGAGCCTCACGCTTCTCGAGAGAAACGGTATCCCTGATGAGCCGTGGTGA